Below is a genomic region from Sphingomonas sp. FARSPH.
GCTGCCGCAGCTTGGTCTTGGAAACCAAGACGCGAAAGGAAATCCGCCCGCGTCGCGTGAAAAAGCGGGTAGGTCTCCACGTCCCACTCGTCCTCAATCGCCTTAAGGACCGCCATCCCTGCAGCGGGGTTCATGGCCCACGACACAGCGACTGCTCGATTGAGGGCAACTACGTATGTAGGGCTCAACAGGAAGAGCGCGTCATATCTCGCCAGTATCTCTCGCCAATTGGTGTCTCGAAAGCTCGCAGCCCGCGCGTGACAAGCAGAAATCAACGCTTGCAGAAGATACCATCCAGTGGGAGAC
It encodes:
- a CDS encoding DUF6596 domain-containing protein, with the translated sequence MELQCSRLLARQDRQGLPVPLDRQDRGLWDRLLIRRGLEIVERACRMSSPTGWYLLQALISACHARAASFRDTNWREILARYDALFLLSPTYVVALNRAVAVSWAMNPAAGMAVLKAIEDEWDVETYPLFHATRADFLSRLGFQDQAAAAYQAAAVLSTNLPQKLFLVTRAEECLAGSRTDVG